In Aspergillus oryzae RIB40 DNA, chromosome 6, one genomic interval encodes:
- a CDS encoding uncharacterized protein (predicted protein) produces MAEPMVILYPTTCLILSAIFLVFRNRASIIYYLTRCAQWFDSENHYVGLHIQTDDTECDSEPDYEPNPEDLENQWKEKEKPTKMHSPTPPSPSDNDNYSTTPSYPSSISTDDPSFPASSPRTPLERYFDPETGEIYPQVLEPPTPTWEVELRTRIERGVGLEASWDRAVDCMVGLFVGLHV; encoded by the exons ATGGCCGAACCCATGGTCATCCTCTACCCAACAACCTGTCTCATCTTGTCAGCCATATTCCTCGTCTTCCGAAACCGAGCCTCAATCATCTACTATCTGACCCGCTGTGCTCAATGGTTTGATTCTGAAAACCACTACGTCGGACTACATATTCAAACAGACGATACTGAATGTGACTCCGAACCAGACTACGAGCCAAACCCCGAAGATCTCGAAAATCAATG gaaagaaaaagaaaaaccaacaaaaatGCACAGTCCCaccccaccatccccaagCGACAACGACAACTACTCCACCACCCCCTCCTACccatcatcaatatcaaccgACGATCCGAGCTTCCCCGCATCAAGCCCCAGAACCCCGCTGGAGAGGTATTTCGATCCGGAGACGGGGGAAATCTACCCGCAGGTGCTGGAGCCGCCGACGCCGACGTGGGAAGTGGAGTTGAGGACGCGGATTGAGAGGGGGGTTGGGTTGGAGGCGTCTTGGGATCGGGCGGTTGACTGTATGGTGGGGTTGTTTGTGGGGTTGCATGTTTag
- a CDS encoding putative carbonyl reductase (reductases with broad range of substrate specificities) — protein MAANPVQNGLFVHENTTPPEHPSLLSMFSLKGKTAIVTGAGAGIGLAVANGLAEAGANVALWWNTNDKCPERAAEIASKYGVQTKAYQVNITDAEAVQKAVDQTVKDFNGRLDVFIANAGIPWTQGPMVDGPLSHYTDVVSIDLDGTFYCAKAAAAHWRRQKEEGTDLNGNKLTNFTYGSFVATASMSGHIVNFPQMQAAYNAAKSAVIHLCKSLSVEWVKYARANTVSPGYIATEISNFVPQETKNIWKDKIPMGREGRPEELKGAYLYLASDASSYTTGADLVVDGGYCAP, from the exons ATGGCTGCCAACCCCGTCCAAAATGGTCTCTTCGTCCACGAAAACACTACTCCCCCCGAGCACCCCAGCTTGTTGAGTATGTTCTCTCTGAAGGGCAAGACCGCCATCGTTACTGGTGCTGGCGCCGGTATCGGTCTTGCTGTCGCCAACGGTCTTGCGGAAGCTGGTGCCAACGTTGCCCTATGGTGGAACACCAACGACAAGTGCCCTGAGCGTGCCGCTGAGATCGCCTCCAAATACGGTGTTCAGA CCAAGGCTTACCAGGTCAACATCACCGATGCCGAGGCCGTGCAAAAGGCCGTTGACCAGACGGTGAAGGATTTCAACGGCCGTCTAGACGTCTTCATTGCCAACGCCGGTATCCCTTGGACCCAAGGTCCTATGGTTGACGGCCCTCTATCGCACTACACCGACGTTGTCAGCATTGACCTCGACGGTACCTTCTACTGTGCCAAGGCTGCTGCCGCCCACTGGAGGagacagaaggaggagggaaCCGACCTCAACGGCAACAAGTTGACCAACTTCACCTACGGTAGCTTCGTGGCTACCGCTTCCATGAGCGGTCACATTGTCAACTTCCCTCAAATGCAAGCTGCCTACAACGCTGCCAAGTCGGCTGTTATCCATCTCT GCAAATCTCTCTCGGTCGAGTGGGTTAAGTATGCCCGGGCCAACACCGTCTCCCCTGGCTACATCGCGACCGAAATCTCCAACTTCGTGCCCCAGGAGACCAAGAACATCTGGAAGGACAAGATTCCCATGGGCCGTGAGGGTCGCCCTGAGGAATTGAAGGGTGCCTATCTCTATCTGGCCTCGGATGCCTCGAGCTACACCACCGGAGCTGACCTGGTTGTCGACGGTGGCTACTGCGCTCCATAA